From the genome of Lotus japonicus ecotype B-129 chromosome 6, LjGifu_v1.2, one region includes:
- the LOC130724808 gene encoding ABC transporter G family member 36-like, which yields MFRESSTDLNMVIGALHAAVIFIGINNCQTVQPVVAIERTVFYRERAAGMYAPLPYAIAQVFTEIPYVFAQTVFYSLIVYAMVSFEWKVKNFFWFFFVSFFSFLYFTYYGLMTVSITPNHQVASIFAAAFNGLFNLFSSFFIPKRESIPF from the exons ATGTTTAGGGAGAGCTCAACTGACTTGAACATGGTCATAGGAGCATTGCATGCTGCTGTTATTTTTATTGGAATTAACAACTGCCAAACTGTTCAACCAGTTGTGGCCATTGAAAGAACTGTATTCTATAGAGAAAGGGCTGCTGGAATGTATGCTCCTCTGCCTTATGCTATAGCACAG GTTTTCACCGAAATACCATATGTGTTTGCCCAAACTGTGTTTTACTCACTCATTGTGTATGCTATGGTGAGCTTTGAGTGGAAAGTGAAGAATTTCTTCTGGTTCTTCTTTGTcagcttcttctccttcctgTACTTCACATATTACGGTTTGATGACCGTGTCCATCACACCAAATCACCAAGTGGCATCAATCTTCGCAGCAGCGTTCAACGGTCTCTTCAACCTCTTCTCTAGCTTCTTTATCCCAAAACGTGAGAGTATACCCTTCTAG